The genome window CCACATCGACTGGCACAACGGCGTGCCGGCCCAGGGCAAAGGCCGCATCAGCGCCGACCAGGCGCGCAACATGGACCTCACGCCGCAGGCCATCACCGCGTTCATGCTCGGCCTGAACAACAAGATCTCCACCTTCGCCCTGCAACGGGAGATCAACGAATTTCGTGGCGAGCCGATGCTGGCGATCCTGCCCGGCGTGGCGCTGCAAGAGCTGTGGAGCATGATGGGCACCGCCGAAAAAGCGCTGTTCGTGATCTCGCTGTTTGTGGTGCTCACCGGCTTGATCGGCATGCTCACGGCGATCCTCACCAGCCTCAACGAACGCCGCCGCGAAATGGCGATCTTGCGTTCGGTGGGTGCACGGCCCTGGCATATCGCGACGCTGTTGGTCTTCGAAGCCTTCGCCCTGGCGTTGTCCGGCGTGATCGCCGGCGTGGGGTTGTTGTATGTGTGCATCGCCGCTTCACGCGGGTATCTGCAGGCCAACTACGGCCTGGACCTGCCGATGTCGTGGCCGAGCGAATATGAATGGACGCTGCTCGCCGGTATCCTGGGCGCCGCGCTGTTGATGGGCAGCGTGCCCGCGTGGCGCGCCTATCGGCAATCCCTGGCCGATGGCCTGTCCATACGTTTATGAGGAAGGCCTTGATGCGTCGCGTCCTGTTTGCACTGTTGCTGCTGCTTGCCCTGCCCGCCTGGGCAGCCGAGCCTAAAGAACTGACATGGTCGGAGCTGATACCGCCGGATGCCCCGCCGGAAGTGCCGAACATGCAACCCCTGCACAATCTCTCCAGCATGGCGGATGCCCTGGAATCGGCCCCCGCAGCCAAGCAGGACCTGCCCAACGCGCCGGTGGTGCCAGCGCTCGATGGCCAGCACATTCGCTTGCCCGGCTACATCGTGCCACTGGAAGTCAGTGAAAACGGCCGCACCACCGAGTTCTTGCTGGTGCCGTATTTCGGCGCATGCATCCATGTGCCGCCGCCGCCGTCGAACCAGATCGTGCATGTCAAAAGCGAAATCGGCGTGAAGCTCGATGAGCTGTATCAGCCGTACTGGATCGAGGGTGCAATGCAGGTCAAACCGTCCACCAGCGAGCTCGCCGATGCCGGTTACCAGATGGAGGCCGAGAAGATTTACATGTACGAATTGCCCGAATAACGCTTATCGCCCTTTCATTGAGCTGAGTCAAAAGACCGAACGGAACGATCTTTACCATTGGACCTACAACTTTTAAACGTCCTTTGGAGCTCCCATGAACAAGTCTCTGCTCGGCGCGTCCCTCTTCGCGCTCGCCCTCGTTGCCCCCGTCGCACACGCTCACGAAGCGGGCGACATTCTGGTTCGCGCCGGTGCAATCACCGTGAACCCGAAGGCCGACAGCGGCCACGTCAAGGTTGACCAAGGCCCGTTGGCCGGTGCCAACCTGGGCGGCAAGGCGACCATGAGCAGCGACACTCAGTTGGGCTTGAACTTCGCGTACATGCTGACCAACCACGTCGGTATCGAACTGCTGGCCGCCACGCCGTTCGAGCATGACGTGAAGATCAAGGGCACCGCCCTCGGCGCCGCCAACGGCAAGCTCGGCACCCTGAAACACCTGCCGCCGACCCTGAGCGTCGTGTACTACCCACTGGACAACAAGTCGGCCTTCCAGCCGTACGTGGGCACCGGTATCAACTACACCTGGATCTACGACGAGCACGTCGGCAGCCGTGCCCAAGGCGCAGGCTTCAGCAACTTCAAGGCTGAGAACTCCTGGGGCTGGGCCGCACAGATCGGCGCCGACTATATGATCAACGACAAGTGGATGATCAACGCCCAGGCGCGCTACATCGACATCAGCACCAAGGCCAC of Pseudomonas azotoformans contains these proteins:
- a CDS encoding DUF3299 domain-containing protein, giving the protein MRRVLFALLLLLALPAWAAEPKELTWSELIPPDAPPEVPNMQPLHNLSSMADALESAPAAKQDLPNAPVVPALDGQHIRLPGYIVPLEVSENGRTTEFLLVPYFGACIHVPPPPSNQIVHVKSEIGVKLDELYQPYWIEGAMQVKPSTSELADAGYQMEAEKIYMYELPE
- a CDS encoding OmpW/AlkL family protein, coding for MNKSLLGASLFALALVAPVAHAHEAGDILVRAGAITVNPKADSGHVKVDQGPLAGANLGGKATMSSDTQLGLNFAYMLTNHVGIELLAATPFEHDVKIKGTALGAANGKLGTLKHLPPTLSVVYYPLDNKSAFQPYVGTGINYTWIYDEHVGSRAQGAGFSNFKAENSWGWAAQIGADYMINDKWMINAQARYIDISTKATVDNNALGQGTRAKVNVDVDPMVYMVGIGYKF
- a CDS encoding ABC transporter permease, with translation MYLFRLAMASLANRRFTAILTAFAIALSVCLLLAVERVRVEARNSFASTISGTDLIVGARSGSVNLLLYSVFRIGNATNNIRWDSFEHFAASPQVKWAIPISLGDSHRGYRVMGTNESYFEHYQYGRKQNLELASGRAFATDPFEVVLGAEVADALHYKLGDKLVLAHGVAVVSLVKHDDKPFTVVGILKRTGTPVDRTLHISLGGMEAIHIDWHNGVPAQGKGRISADQARNMDLTPQAITAFMLGLNNKISTFALQREINEFRGEPMLAILPGVALQELWSMMGTAEKALFVISLFVVLTGLIGMLTAILTSLNERRREMAILRSVGARPWHIATLLVFEAFALALSGVIAGVGLLYVCIAASRGYLQANYGLDLPMSWPSEYEWTLLAGILGAALLMGSVPAWRAYRQSLADGLSIRL